Proteins from a single region of Hymenobacter aquaticus:
- a CDS encoding ArnT family glycosyltransferase: MKPLSRRLPDLTLLFVSLLTVAYFFLTHEGLYDLDDYYYARYAHQLASGTFRVVPDPRGLLHDPLKERWLIFGPVAALYRVFGIGIITGTLWPLLCTLGCAVVIWATYRRREPVVAAAAMLLLGLHYFTLNLTNYLYPDNILMFWCLCCAVALRQGRAGPGRPGRWGAGFAVLNFAALLSKETIVYYLPFYLGLLAVDAFRRRHGRFWASAIGVGAALLGASLAFYQLYTHDALYRIHLIEHTNEFLKEGNFLVGNRAALLARVTYQPLQFLVGTGLGLALVLAGAAAAGRHRYAASDAGFWLALAASTLAFYWLGSTSLSQYNPITLLPRMTTPLLPPLCLAAGFGVRDFVRTGRGGYVLGLLLLAAAAWLHNSLSVLYGLPGLYFLVAAWWLRPAASGLAQFSSERLAAGTLLVLALALSIRPVYFMRKPGVSSYFQQQRVIDRQLRGPARGVVFVDDFLVGNYDFSFGFRVPPGLRFRRYSAADSVQLAPGEQAWLLINGSTLTNPELTRKLIRYSEAEVLARFPRRRQLAREGQVTLYQVR, translated from the coding sequence GTGAAGCCTCTCTCCCGCCGCCTGCCCGACCTCACGCTCCTGTTCGTGAGCCTGCTGACCGTCGCCTACTTTTTCCTGACCCACGAGGGGCTCTACGACCTGGACGACTATTACTACGCCCGTTACGCCCACCAGCTGGCCAGCGGCACGTTCCGGGTGGTGCCCGACCCGCGGGGCCTGCTGCACGACCCGCTCAAGGAGCGGTGGCTGATCTTCGGGCCGGTGGCGGCGCTGTACCGGGTGTTTGGCATCGGCATCATCACCGGCACGCTGTGGCCGCTGCTCTGCACGCTGGGGTGCGCGGTGGTAATCTGGGCCACGTACCGGCGACGGGAGCCGGTGGTAGCGGCGGCGGCCATGCTGCTGCTGGGTCTGCACTACTTCACGCTCAACCTCACGAATTACCTCTACCCGGATAACATCCTGATGTTCTGGTGCCTGTGCTGCGCCGTTGCCCTGCGGCAAGGTCGTGCCGGGCCGGGCCGCCCGGGGCGCTGGGGCGCGGGTTTTGCCGTTCTCAACTTCGCCGCCCTGCTCAGCAAGGAAACCATCGTGTACTACCTGCCTTTCTACCTGGGGCTGCTGGCCGTGGATGCGTTCCGGCGGCGGCACGGCCGCTTCTGGGCCTCGGCAATAGGGGTGGGCGCGGCGCTGCTGGGGGCCTCCCTGGCCTTCTACCAGCTCTATACCCACGACGCGCTGTACCGCATTCACCTGATTGAGCACACCAACGAGTTTCTGAAGGAAGGCAACTTTCTGGTGGGCAACCGGGCGGCCCTGCTGGCCCGCGTTACCTATCAGCCCCTGCAATTCCTGGTCGGTACCGGGCTGGGGCTGGCCCTAGTGCTGGCCGGAGCCGCCGCCGCCGGCCGGCACCGCTACGCCGCTTCCGACGCGGGCTTCTGGCTGGCGCTGGCTGCTTCTACCCTGGCCTTTTACTGGCTGGGCAGCACCTCCCTGAGCCAGTACAACCCCATTACCCTGCTCCCGCGCATGACCACGCCCCTGCTGCCGCCCCTGTGCCTGGCCGCCGGCTTTGGGGTGCGCGACTTCGTGCGTACCGGGCGCGGCGGCTACGTGCTGGGCCTGCTGCTACTGGCCGCGGCGGCCTGGCTGCACAACAGCCTCTCGGTGCTGTACGGACTGCCAGGGCTCTATTTTCTGGTGGCGGCCTGGTGGCTGCGTCCGGCGGCATCCGGCTTAGCACAGTTTAGTTCGGAACGGCTGGCGGCGGGCACCCTGCTGGTGCTGGCCCTGGCCCTGAGCATCCGGCCCGTATACTTCATGCGGAAGCCCGGCGTGTCGTCGTACTTCCAGCAGCAGCGGGTTATTGACCGGCAACTGCGGGGCCCGGCGCGGGGCGTGGTGTTTGTCGATGACTTCCTGGTGGGCAACTACGACTTCTCCTTCGGCTTCCGGGTGCCGCCGGGGCTGCGCTTTCGGCGCTACTCGGCCGCCGACTCGGTGCAACTGGCGCCCGGCGAGCAGGCCTGGCTGCTGATTAACGGCAGCACGCTCACCAACCCCGAGCTCACGCGCAAGCTGATTCGCTACTCCGAGGCCGAGGTGCTGGCCCGCTTCCCGCGGCGGCGGCAGCTGGCGCGGGAGGGCCAGGTCACGCTCTACCAGGTGCGCTAA
- a CDS encoding MATE family efflux transporter, with protein sequence MQPLDSPDTPSSSAPVAGTVGRFLRGAFSSGLAVGARTAGALLLNKLLAVYGGPGGLTLLAHFQNLMALFTTLPNDGVHVGLVKYLAPLRPGSGRYRVWLGAGLVLNAGALVLGTGALLLARQQLVGVFQPSGAWVVLFAGGIVLLTANTFWVSVLLAAGRLRAYAVLTAVLSGVGVAGVAAALWLGLRVEQVLLVYLLAQGSTLAATLALCARHGLLPALRGRVSRVALRQLGRFLLMAASVLLFSKAVDFVMRDVLIRYFSLAQTGLWQAVAKLSDNYTMVFSAVMGSVYYPRLAALVGQPAALRAYVRTVLRVLAPGVALGLGGLWLLRDWLLPLLFDARFGAARELLAPQFIGDWAKFLTWTLLFLLMAQARVGRYVAVQAGSAVLYAALLAVLLPRYGLWGAPLAHALRFGILLAGCLVYFRPYWR encoded by the coding sequence ATGCAGCCCCTCGACTCGCCCGATACGCCTTCCTCCTCCGCGCCCGTGGCCGGCACGGTGGGGCGCTTTCTCAGGGGCGCGTTCAGCTCGGGGCTGGCGGTGGGGGCCCGCACGGCCGGGGCCCTGCTGCTCAACAAGCTGCTGGCCGTGTACGGCGGCCCCGGCGGGCTGACGTTGCTGGCGCACTTTCAGAACCTGATGGCCCTGTTTACCACCCTGCCCAACGACGGGGTGCACGTGGGCCTGGTAAAATACCTGGCCCCGCTGCGGCCGGGCTCGGGTCGGTACCGGGTGTGGCTCGGGGCCGGGCTGGTGCTCAATGCCGGGGCCCTGGTGCTGGGCACGGGGGCGCTGCTGCTGGCCCGGCAGCAACTAGTGGGCGTGTTTCAGCCGTCGGGGGCCTGGGTGGTGCTGTTTGCCGGCGGCATTGTGCTGCTCACGGCCAATACCTTCTGGGTATCGGTGCTGCTGGCTGCGGGCCGGCTGCGGGCCTACGCCGTGCTGACGGCCGTGCTCAGCGGCGTGGGCGTGGCCGGGGTGGCCGCAGCGCTATGGCTGGGTTTGCGGGTCGAGCAGGTGCTGCTGGTGTACCTGCTGGCCCAGGGCAGCACGCTGGCCGCCACCCTGGCCTTGTGCGCCCGGCACGGCCTGCTGCCTGCCCTGCGGGGCCGGGTGAGCCGGGTGGCGCTGCGGCAGCTGGGCCGCTTCCTGCTGATGGCCGCCAGCGTGCTGCTGTTCAGCAAAGCCGTGGACTTCGTGATGCGCGACGTGCTGATTCGCTATTTCAGCCTGGCCCAAACGGGTCTGTGGCAGGCCGTGGCCAAGCTTTCCGACAACTACACGATGGTATTTTCGGCCGTGATGGGCAGCGTGTACTACCCGCGCCTGGCCGCGCTGGTGGGGCAGCCCGCCGCCCTGCGCGCCTACGTGCGCACGGTGCTGCGGGTGCTGGCCCCCGGCGTGGCCCTGGGCCTGGGCGGGCTCTGGCTGCTGCGCGACTGGCTGCTGCCCTTGTTGTTTGATGCCCGGTTCGGGGCCGCCCGCGAGCTGCTGGCCCCGCAGTTTATCGGCGACTGGGCCAAGTTCCTGACCTGGACCCTGCTGTTTCTGCTCATGGCCCAGGCCCGGGTGGGGCGCTACGTGGCGGTGCAGGCCGGCTCGGCCGTGCTCTATGCCGCCCTGCTGGCCGTGCTGCTGCCCCGCTACGGCCTGTGGGGCGCGCCCCTGGCCCACGCCCTGCGCTTTGGCATCCTGCTCGCGGGCTGCCTCGTTTACTTCCGGCCCTACTGGCGCTAA
- the corA gene encoding magnesium/cobalt transporter CorA, translating to MTTASSPSPEPTTAPAAEQEPLVEAPLTGISDRAATQQAREQQVGQRPGTLTIREGSLPPRLFLISYSAHFFAEQEYHSYEELWAYYQAHPDLKHWLDVRGYNNLALMQRLMQDFGIHPLHMEDVLGDYQRAKVDVFDDNRLFLVSRMTDFTAQLEIDDDQLSLVTGSNFVVSFQDDYDDCLDSVRNRLRSGFTMIRHKSPIYLAYALTDVVLDHYYPTMAAIGDYIEILEDRIFNGRPNRRLLSRILQMKKDIVRFRRLVYPEREKIAEILRLPENVVPEETKVFFKDCYDHAIQAMDLAESYRESISSLMDLYLSDQSNRMNEVMKVLTIISSIFIPLSFVVGLYGMNFQRENPDGTINHLNMPELYEPWGYPALLGLLALIVAGQLIYFYRKGWLTNR from the coding sequence ATGACGACTGCCTCCTCTCCTTCGCCCGAACCCACCACCGCTCCGGCTGCCGAACAGGAGCCGTTGGTCGAAGCCCCGCTCACCGGTATTTCCGACCGCGCCGCCACCCAGCAGGCCCGCGAGCAGCAGGTGGGCCAGCGGCCCGGCACGCTCACCATCCGGGAAGGCTCCTTGCCCCCGCGCCTGTTCCTGATTTCGTACAGCGCCCATTTCTTCGCCGAGCAGGAATACCACAGCTACGAGGAGCTGTGGGCCTACTACCAGGCCCACCCCGACCTGAAGCACTGGCTCGACGTGCGCGGCTACAACAACCTGGCCCTGATGCAGCGCCTGATGCAGGATTTCGGGATTCACCCCCTGCACATGGAAGACGTGCTGGGCGACTACCAGCGGGCCAAAGTGGACGTGTTCGACGACAACCGTCTGTTTCTGGTCTCGCGCATGACCGACTTCACCGCCCAGCTGGAAATCGACGACGACCAGCTTTCCCTGGTGACGGGCTCCAACTTCGTGGTTTCCTTTCAGGACGACTACGACGACTGCCTCGACTCGGTGCGCAACCGCCTGCGCTCGGGCTTCACCATGATCCGGCACAAGTCGCCGATCTACCTGGCCTACGCCCTCACCGACGTAGTGCTCGACCACTACTACCCCACCATGGCCGCCATCGGCGACTACATCGAGATTCTGGAAGACCGGATTTTCAACGGGCGGCCCAACCGCCGGCTGCTCAGCCGCATTCTGCAGATGAAGAAGGACATCGTGCGCTTCCGGCGGCTGGTGTACCCCGAGCGGGAAAAGATTGCCGAAATCCTGCGCCTGCCCGAAAACGTGGTGCCCGAGGAAACCAAGGTCTTCTTCAAGGACTGCTACGACCACGCCATTCAGGCCATGGACCTGGCCGAGAGCTACCGCGAATCCATCAGCAGCCTGATGGACCTCTACCTCTCCGACCAAAGCAACCGCATGAACGAGGTCATGAAAGTGCTGACCATCATCAGCAGCATCTTCATTCCCCTGAGCTTCGTGGTGGGCCTCTACGGCATGAATTTCCAGCGCGAAAACCCCGACGGCACCATCAACCACCTCAACATGCCCGAGCTGTACGAACCCTGGGGCTACCCCGCCCTGCTGGGTTTGCTGGCCCTCATCGTGGCCGGCCAACTGATTTATTTCTACCGCAAAGGCTGGCTGACGAACAGATAA
- a CDS encoding NAD(P)/FAD-dependent oxidoreductase produces MRLLIIGNGITGVTAALTVRRLRPEAQITLVSEESEHHYSRTALMYVYMGHLRYPDIKPYEDWFWRENRLTLVHATATTLDTDRRQVALSNGQTLGYDTLLLATGSVSRTAEWPGRHLLGVQSLYGLPDLALMEQHTRGIGQAVVVGGGLIGVELAEMLHSRGIAATVLVRDAHYWGSVLPPAEARLVDQQLEEHHIAVRYQTELAEILGDAAGRVRAVRTTAGEEIACQWVGLATGVAPNLRLAQTSAVETDRGILIDALLQTSVPHVYAAGDCAQHREPGRGEVSIEQFWYTGRMQGETVAHTICGVPTPYRRGVWFNSAKFFNLEYQTYGRVPAAPEAGTDSFYWEHPSGRHALRINFGSAPGFAVTGFNALGLRLRQATCEAWITAQTPIRTVMAELGAANFDPEFFRQHEPEMVRQFNQQFPQHATALRRRKGLFSR; encoded by the coding sequence ATGCGTCTTCTCATTATCGGCAACGGCATTACCGGCGTCACGGCGGCCCTGACCGTGCGCCGCCTGCGGCCCGAGGCCCAGATTACGCTGGTTTCCGAGGAAAGTGAGCATCACTACTCCCGCACGGCCCTGATGTACGTGTACATGGGCCACCTGCGCTACCCCGACATCAAGCCCTACGAAGACTGGTTCTGGCGCGAAAACCGCCTGACGCTGGTGCACGCCACGGCTACCACCCTCGACACGGACCGCCGGCAGGTAGCCCTCAGCAACGGGCAGACGCTGGGCTACGACACGCTGCTGCTGGCTACCGGCTCGGTGAGCCGCACTGCCGAGTGGCCGGGCCGTCACCTGCTGGGCGTGCAAAGCCTCTACGGCTTGCCCGACCTGGCGCTGATGGAGCAGCACACGCGCGGCATCGGGCAGGCCGTGGTGGTGGGCGGCGGCCTGATTGGGGTGGAGTTGGCCGAAATGCTGCACTCCCGGGGCATTGCGGCCACCGTGCTGGTGCGCGACGCCCACTACTGGGGCTCGGTGCTGCCGCCCGCCGAAGCCCGCCTGGTTGATCAGCAGCTGGAGGAGCACCACATAGCCGTGCGCTACCAGACCGAGCTGGCCGAAATCCTGGGGGATGCCGCGGGCCGGGTGCGGGCCGTGCGCACCACCGCCGGCGAGGAAATTGCCTGCCAGTGGGTGGGCCTGGCCACGGGCGTCGCGCCCAACCTGCGCCTGGCGCAAACCTCGGCCGTGGAAACCGACCGGGGCATTCTGATCGATGCGCTGCTGCAAACCAGCGTGCCCCACGTGTACGCGGCCGGCGACTGCGCCCAGCACCGGGAGCCGGGCCGGGGCGAAGTTTCCATTGAGCAGTTCTGGTACACGGGCCGCATGCAGGGCGAAACCGTGGCCCACACGATCTGCGGCGTGCCCACGCCCTACCGGCGCGGCGTGTGGTTCAACTCGGCCAAGTTTTTCAACCTCGAGTACCAGACCTACGGCCGCGTGCCCGCCGCGCCCGAAGCCGGCACCGACTCGTTTTACTGGGAGCACCCCAGCGGCCGGCACGCCTTGCGCATCAACTTTGGCAGCGCCCCGGGCTTTGCCGTGACGGGCTTTAACGCCCTGGGGCTGCGCCTGCGCCAGGCCACCTGCGAAGCCTGGATTACGGCCCAAACGCCCATCCGCACCGTCATGGCCGAGCTGGGCGCGGCCAACTTCGACCCCGAGTTTTTCCGCCAGCACGAGCCCGAGATGGTGCGGCAGTTCAACCAGCAGTTTCCGCAGCACGCCACGGCTCTGCGCCGGCGCAAAGGCCTATTTTCGCGCTGA
- a CDS encoding carboxypeptidase-like regulatory domain-containing protein, translating into MSNSTPVTEPENDETALLASEEDELSSGNGRLAIIVGAIVLFAGLGYAFVPVKTAKSAISSVMPSIVLGDATVTGTRPVEEKPETMPAEATVAALTTAKKPVAQPVAAPAVAAAQPVQPAMMAPAEAAPEPEVAAAPAPVAAEPASVTLSGRILDENGRPLAGATVLVKGSRKGTGTDANGNYTLEVPAGDNTLVYGYGGYQDQELRAKGGQPVNVTLTPAEGGRRRRR; encoded by the coding sequence ATGAGCAACTCTACTCCCGTTACGGAACCAGAAAACGACGAAACCGCGCTGCTGGCCAGCGAAGAGGACGAACTCTCGTCGGGTAATGGCCGGCTGGCAATCATTGTTGGGGCTATTGTCCTATTTGCCGGCCTGGGCTACGCTTTCGTTCCGGTCAAAACGGCGAAGTCGGCCATTTCCAGCGTAATGCCCTCCATCGTGCTCGGCGACGCTACCGTGACGGGTACCCGACCCGTGGAAGAAAAGCCCGAAACAATGCCCGCCGAAGCCACCGTAGCCGCCCTGACGACGGCTAAAAAACCAGTGGCCCAGCCCGTGGCCGCCCCGGCCGTAGCGGCCGCGCAGCCCGTGCAGCCCGCTATGATGGCCCCCGCTGAAGCTGCTCCCGAGCCGGAAGTCGCTGCCGCCCCGGCGCCGGTTGCTGCCGAACCCGCGTCGGTTACGCTCTCGGGCCGCATTCTGGACGAAAACGGCCGGCCCCTGGCGGGGGCGACGGTACTGGTAAAAGGCTCGCGCAAGGGTACCGGCACCGATGCCAATGGCAACTACACCCTGGAAGTGCCCGCCGGCGACAACACGCTGGTGTACGGCTACGGCGGCTACCAGGACCAGGAGCTGCGCGCCAAAGGCGGGCAGCCGGTGAATGTGACGCTGACCCCGGCCGAAGGCGGCCGCCGCCGCCGCCGGTAA
- a CDS encoding tetratricopeptide repeat protein, whose product MRSTRALLIWLIISVSAAEAFAQSSIRKIEKSGLQKLEQKDYAGAQADFEKVVQAQPTNAEAIIHRGECKVEQQDYTGAEADYTRALALQPQSVAALAYRGSARRLLEHYEAALTDFDAALALAPTHPVIFCNRGSTKFALGDTLGALRDFDRALELDPANMEARFNRGVVRLNAEQYAGVVEDMTYYLKVYPATADAYVGRSSAEFGLKQYAKALADINTALQLLPNQAENHLWKGFIEETLGHQQAADLAYQQALTLYGDTGRFYQVRGDWHDENHNRAGACRDWSQAAAAGSREAQATLAAKCH is encoded by the coding sequence ATGCGTAGCACTCGTGCCCTTCTGATTTGGCTTATTATTAGCGTTTCTGCAGCTGAAGCTTTTGCCCAGTCTTCGATTCGTAAAATCGAGAAAAGCGGCCTGCAAAAGTTAGAACAGAAGGACTACGCCGGGGCCCAGGCTGATTTCGAGAAAGTAGTCCAGGCACAGCCGACCAATGCCGAAGCCATTATTCACCGGGGCGAATGCAAGGTAGAGCAGCAGGATTATACCGGCGCCGAAGCAGACTACACCCGCGCCCTGGCCTTACAACCTCAGTCGGTGGCGGCTCTGGCTTATCGGGGCTCGGCCCGGCGCCTGTTAGAGCACTATGAGGCAGCTCTCACCGATTTTGATGCCGCTCTGGCCCTCGCGCCTACGCATCCGGTTATTTTCTGCAACCGTGGTTCTACCAAATTTGCGCTGGGCGATACCCTGGGTGCCCTGCGCGACTTCGACCGGGCGCTGGAACTGGACCCCGCCAATATGGAGGCCCGCTTCAACCGCGGAGTGGTGAGGCTCAATGCCGAGCAGTACGCTGGCGTAGTTGAGGATATGACCTATTACCTGAAGGTCTACCCGGCTACTGCCGATGCGTATGTGGGCCGCAGTTCGGCCGAGTTTGGCCTTAAGCAGTATGCCAAGGCTCTGGCCGATATCAACACGGCGCTGCAACTGCTGCCCAACCAAGCCGAAAATCACCTCTGGAAAGGCTTTATTGAAGAAACCCTGGGCCATCAGCAAGCCGCCGACCTCGCCTATCAGCAAGCCCTGACCCTGTATGGCGACACCGGACGTTTTTATCAGGTTCGGGGTGACTGGCACGACGAAAACCACAACCGCGCCGGCGCCTGCCGCGACTGGAGCCAAGCCGCTGCCGCCGGCAGCCGCGAAGCCCAGGCAACTCTGGCGGCCAAGTGCCACTAG
- a CDS encoding glycosyltransferase family 2 protein, with translation MTYQPADLPASPAEALPLVTIVALCYNHAPFLAEALDSIRAQTYPHLEVILVDDASTDESPNVLRRYAAANPGWQLLLLPENLGNCRAFNRAFRQGRGAYFIDFATDDVLLPERVARQVACFQRLPPDYGVVYTDAELIDEASGYVRHHYRRAGGQLHPRPASGWVFADVLSRYFISTPTMMMRRAVLEQLGGYDEALAYEDFDFWVRAARDFQFYFLDQVTTRKRLHPASMSRRGYQPNDPFLASTIAVCRKALRLCRTPTERAALAVRLRWELRQAVRWGNLGEARALYALLTAAHAVRPLDWVLGQYAGLRGR, from the coding sequence ATGACCTACCAGCCCGCCGACCTGCCCGCCAGCCCCGCCGAAGCCCTGCCGCTGGTGACCATCGTGGCCCTGTGCTACAACCACGCGCCCTTTCTAGCCGAGGCCCTGGATTCCATTCGGGCCCAGACCTACCCGCACCTGGAGGTGATACTGGTCGACGACGCCAGCACCGACGAAAGCCCCAACGTATTGCGGCGCTACGCGGCGGCCAACCCCGGGTGGCAGCTGCTGCTGCTGCCCGAGAACCTGGGCAACTGCCGGGCTTTCAACCGGGCGTTCCGGCAGGGGCGGGGCGCGTACTTCATCGACTTCGCCACCGACGACGTGCTCTTGCCCGAGCGGGTGGCCCGGCAGGTAGCCTGCTTCCAGCGCCTGCCGCCCGACTACGGCGTGGTCTATACCGATGCCGAGCTGATCGACGAGGCCTCGGGCTACGTGCGCCACCACTACCGCCGCGCGGGCGGGCAGCTGCACCCGCGCCCGGCCTCGGGCTGGGTGTTTGCCGACGTGCTCAGCCGCTACTTCATCAGCACGCCCACCATGATGATGCGCCGCGCGGTGCTGGAACAGCTCGGCGGCTACGACGAGGCCCTGGCCTACGAGGACTTCGACTTCTGGGTGCGGGCCGCCCGCGACTTTCAGTTCTACTTCCTCGACCAGGTCACGACCCGCAAGCGCCTGCACCCGGCCTCGATGTCGCGCCGGGGCTACCAGCCCAACGACCCGTTCCTGGCCTCCACCATTGCCGTGTGTCGCAAGGCCCTGCGTCTGTGCCGCACCCCCACCGAGCGGGCCGCCCTGGCCGTGCGCCTGCGCTGGGAACTGCGCCAGGCCGTGCGCTGGGGCAATCTGGGCGAAGCCCGGGCGTTATACGCCCTGCTCACCGCCGCCCACGCCGTGCGCCCCCTCGACTGGGTTTTGGGCCAGTACGCCGGGCTGCGCGGCCGGTAG
- a CDS encoding APC family permease produces the protein MSDPQPQGHFQRAITLFDAVMIVTGSMIGSGIFIVSADISRQVGSSGWLLVVWLLTGVITLAGAVSYGELASMFPKVGGQYVYLREAYNKLVAFLYGWTLFLVIQTGVIAAVGVAFAKFTGVLVPWFSVKNILFKTGPLVGDYAFEFSSVQLLAILLIIGITAINARGVRAGKLIQNVLSSTKLVALALLILGGLALGLNAEAVQANFHDMWTAVRYPAPGVSAAPLPLGVSGLVVAIGMAMTGSLFSSDSWNNIGFAGEEIVNPERTLVRSMAIGTAIVTALYILVNVVYLLALPLVGSPEATTLAGRGIQYATDDRVATAVAEHVLGPAGAVVMAVLIMLSTFGANNGIILSGARAYYAMAKDGVFFSGLARLNAAGVPNRALWAQCLWACLLCLSGSYGQLLNYVMFSVILFYVVTIVGIFVLRRTRPEAPRPYRAWGYPVLPIIYVVLASVFCVILLVADDTALFSRRGLMLVALGIPVYFLFGKRFANNPTE, from the coding sequence ATGAGCGACCCGCAACCCCAAGGCCACTTTCAGCGCGCCATTACCCTTTTCGACGCCGTCATGATCGTGACCGGCAGCATGATTGGCTCCGGTATCTTCATCGTCTCGGCCGATATCTCCCGGCAGGTCGGCTCCAGCGGCTGGCTGCTGGTGGTCTGGCTGCTCACGGGCGTTATCACCCTGGCCGGGGCCGTGAGCTACGGCGAGCTGGCCTCCATGTTTCCCAAAGTCGGCGGCCAGTACGTGTACCTGCGCGAGGCCTACAACAAGCTGGTGGCCTTTCTGTACGGCTGGACGCTGTTCCTGGTCATCCAGACCGGGGTAATTGCGGCCGTGGGCGTGGCCTTCGCCAAGTTTACCGGCGTGCTGGTGCCCTGGTTTAGCGTCAAGAACATCCTGTTCAAAACCGGGCCGCTGGTGGGCGACTACGCCTTCGAGTTCAGTAGCGTGCAGCTGCTGGCCATCCTGCTGATCATCGGCATTACGGCCATTAACGCCCGGGGCGTGCGGGCCGGCAAGCTGATTCAGAACGTGCTCAGCAGCACCAAGCTCGTGGCCCTGGCCCTGCTCATTCTCGGCGGCCTGGCCCTGGGCCTGAACGCGGAAGCCGTGCAGGCCAACTTCCACGACATGTGGACCGCGGTGCGCTACCCGGCTCCCGGCGTGTCGGCGGCCCCGCTCCCGCTGGGCGTGAGCGGCCTGGTCGTCGCCATCGGCATGGCCATGACCGGTTCCCTGTTCTCCTCCGACTCCTGGAACAACATCGGCTTCGCGGGCGAGGAAATCGTGAACCCCGAGCGGACGCTGGTGCGCAGCATGGCCATCGGCACGGCCATCGTGACGGCGCTCTACATTCTGGTCAACGTGGTGTACCTGCTGGCTTTGCCGCTGGTCGGCTCGCCGGAGGCAACTACCCTGGCCGGGCGCGGCATTCAGTACGCCACCGACGACCGGGTGGCCACCGCCGTGGCCGAGCACGTGCTCGGGCCGGCCGGGGCCGTGGTCATGGCCGTGCTCATCATGCTCAGCACCTTTGGCGCCAACAACGGCATCATCCTCTCCGGAGCCCGGGCCTACTACGCCATGGCCAAGGACGGGGTGTTCTTTTCGGGCCTGGCCCGGCTGAACGCGGCCGGCGTACCCAACCGCGCGCTGTGGGCCCAGTGCCTGTGGGCCTGCCTGCTCTGCCTCAGCGGCTCGTACGGGCAGCTGCTCAACTACGTGATGTTCTCCGTTATCCTGTTCTACGTCGTGACCATCGTCGGCATTTTCGTGCTGCGCCGCACCCGGCCCGAGGCCCCGCGCCCCTACCGCGCCTGGGGCTACCCCGTGCTGCCCATCATCTACGTGGTGCTGGCCTCGGTTTTCTGCGTTATTCTGCTGGTGGCCGACGACACGGCCCTGTTCTCGCGCCGCGGCCTGATGCTGGTGGCCCTGGGCATTCCGGTGTACTTCCTTTTCGGCAAGCGCTTCGCCAATAACCCGACTGAATAG